TTTGGGGCGTGGAGACTGACCATTTCTTTTCTGGGCATCCACAACCTATTACGGTATAATAAACTATATGAGCATTGATCGAATAACGCCTCTAACCGGACAATCTCTGTGCGAGATGGTGGCGCGGGATGATGATGCGCGCGCGTCTCTAGCCTGTGAAGGCATGTATTTTACCGAAGAGGAAGAAGCCGTCTTTGCTGAAATGGCCAGCCTGGGCCTCAGTTATGAGGCCCGTATCGAATACCTTAAGGCCTATCTCGCTCGAACGTTACCCGCCTTTGCTGTGGAATGAGCGATCCTTACGTCTATCCCGGCACCGACATCCTCATTAACAAGCCAGGCATTCGAAACAAGGAAGAGCTAGATCGCTTTGAGCGGATGATGACCCGTGCGAGGCTGGCCGAACCTCTTCCAGAAGTACCAATGAGTTATATAGGATACAAAACTCTGCACCACCATATCTTTCAGGATGTGTTTGATTGGGCTGGGAAGTCTCGGACGGTCTCTCTTGCTAAAGGCAACACATTTTTTGGTCCACCGATCTATGTTGACTCTGAAATGACCAAGCGCTTTCGATTATTGACTGATGAAAATCATTTAAAGGGTTTGCGTCTTGAAGCATTTGCCTCTCGTGCTGCCGAGCATCTGAATGAGATTAACGCCATACATCCTTTTCGTGAAGGCAATGGGCGAACGCAACGCCTCTTTCTAGAAGTACTCGCAAACCAGGCTGGTTATCAAGTCAGGTCCAAGGACATTCACCCTGGTCCCTGGAACGAAGCCTCAATCAAAGGGTTCGATGGTGAT
The Nitrospinaceae bacterium DNA segment above includes these coding regions:
- a CDS encoding putative adenosine monophosphate-protein transferase y4lH; translation: MSDPYVYPGTDILINKPGIRNKEELDRFERMMTRARLAEPLPEVPMSYIGYKTLHHHIFQDVFDWAGKSRTVSLAKGNTFFGPPIYVDSEMTKRFRLLTDENHLKGLRLEAFASRAAEHLNEINAIHPFREGNGRTQRLFLEVLANQAGYQVRSKDIHPGPWNEASIKGFDGDHRPLAVIIRAAIFTHSHSRLTDREQEK